The following proteins are encoded in a genomic region of Flammeovirga pectinis:
- a CDS encoding right-handed parallel beta-helix repeat-containing protein has translation MNRLHKIAINLVFLLTTCIAFAQEKIIIKNTDDITQDATAYVLNKVQNANSIKGSHFFFEKGVYHFYPDKGLEKFCYISNHKDVFVKTAFPLIGKKNIVINGGGSTFIFHGKMIPFLVEDGNNIKIKNVEIDWATSFHSEGKVIDKDLKEHTFDVKFSEEYPYEIRNEQVYFIKEYYEHNLGQTILFDEKRRAVAFNTEISTPISTKQKGTVQYQIESINYKYTQDRKDLTLRKIGLKDRIKVKEIKPGVLRFYNHKKALPPIGSILTTKGAQGENRVAPALRIKNTDSFLCQNVTIFNAGGMGLIAENSSNITLTNLVITPSKGKVVSTTADATHFVGCRGKIEIRNSFFENQLDDAVNIHGTYQEVVNVEGKHTLGIRMGHHQQEGFIIGKENDTIGLVRLDDSFSPYQTLTIATIKVINSRYQLITFKEEIPAVIKSGDLIENLSAYPEVVIEKNTFRGNRARGLLLSTPKKTLVKDNYFHTEMEAILIPVESGKWFESGSQSNLTIVGNIFEDCNHGGHSRGLIRLVTDDDNQNYAFSNITIENNIFKSFDNLILEIANTDGLKFIGNTILKTETFPMLYPDNPAFRIKSSRDIIFHNNDYKGNASQIIQKDVTIGELSFQ, from the coding sequence ATGAATAGACTACATAAAATAGCAATTAATTTAGTATTCCTATTGACTACGTGTATTGCTTTTGCTCAAGAAAAAATTATAATTAAAAATACAGACGATATCACTCAAGATGCCACTGCATATGTATTAAATAAAGTACAGAATGCAAATAGTATAAAGGGAAGTCACTTCTTTTTTGAAAAAGGAGTATACCACTTTTATCCAGATAAAGGATTAGAGAAATTTTGTTATATATCAAACCATAAAGATGTCTTTGTAAAAACAGCATTCCCACTAATTGGTAAAAAGAACATTGTAATTAATGGCGGTGGTTCTACTTTTATTTTTCATGGTAAGATGATTCCTTTTTTAGTGGAAGACGGAAATAATATTAAAATTAAGAATGTAGAAATTGATTGGGCAACCTCTTTCCATAGTGAAGGAAAAGTTATTGATAAAGATCTTAAAGAACACACCTTTGATGTTAAATTTTCTGAGGAATATCCTTATGAAATAAGAAACGAGCAGGTATATTTTATCAAAGAATATTATGAGCACAATTTGGGACAAACCATACTATTTGATGAAAAACGTAGAGCTGTAGCTTTTAATACAGAAATTTCTACGCCAATTTCAACTAAACAAAAAGGTACAGTTCAATACCAAATTGAATCAATAAATTATAAATACACTCAAGATAGAAAAGACCTTACTTTACGAAAAATAGGCCTTAAGGATCGTATTAAAGTAAAAGAAATTAAACCGGGAGTATTAAGATTTTACAATCATAAAAAAGCATTACCTCCAATTGGTTCAATATTAACAACCAAAGGTGCACAAGGGGAAAATAGAGTTGCTCCTGCATTGAGAATAAAAAATACAGACAGTTTTTTATGTCAGAATGTAACGATTTTTAATGCAGGTGGAATGGGTTTAATTGCAGAAAACTCTTCTAATATTACCTTAACTAATTTAGTAATTACCCCATCAAAAGGTAAAGTAGTCTCTACTACCGCAGACGCGACCCACTTTGTTGGTTGTAGAGGTAAAATTGAAATACGAAATTCATTTTTCGAGAATCAATTAGACGATGCAGTAAACATACATGGTACATACCAAGAGGTAGTTAATGTAGAAGGAAAGCATACGTTAGGAATCAGAATGGGACACCATCAGCAAGAAGGCTTTATAATTGGAAAGGAAAATGATACGATCGGTTTAGTACGTCTAGATGATTCTTTTTCCCCTTATCAAACACTTACAATAGCAACGATTAAGGTGATTAATAGCAGATACCAACTGATTACTTTTAAAGAAGAAATACCAGCTGTAATTAAATCAGGTGATTTGATTGAGAACCTCTCTGCCTATCCAGAAGTAGTGATTGAGAAAAATACATTTAGAGGAAACAGAGCAAGAGGTTTACTGTTATCAACACCTAAAAAGACCTTAGTAAAAGACAATTATTTCCATACAGAAATGGAAGCAATTCTTATTCCAGTAGAGAGTGGGAAATGGTTTGAATCTGGGAGTCAGTCTAACTTAACTATTGTGGGTAATATTTTCGAGGATTGTAACCATGGCGGGCATAGTAGAGGTTTAATTCGTTTAGTAACAGATGATGACAACCAAAATTATGCTTTTTCAAACATCACAATTGAGAACAATATTTTTAAGAGTTTTGATAATTTAATATTGGAAATTGCCAATACTGATGGATTAAAATTTATTGGTAATACAATTTTAAAGACTGAAACATTCCCAATGTTATATCCAGATAATCCTGCTTTCAGAATCAAATCTTCAAGAGATATTATCTTCCATAATAATGATTATAAAGGGAATGCATCTCAGATTATACAGAAAGATGTAACCATTGGAGAACTTAGTTTTCAGTAA
- a CDS encoding right-handed parallel beta-helix repeat-containing protein produces MCDYKKIILQLLSVFVFSFSVNAEEVIVLKPKKGDRTLALRTALEQVKGKEIKLVFEKGTYFFAPDYAYEEDCYITNHENGIKKIAFHLQDFDKVTIEGNGSDFIFHGQILPFQFDNCKNVSVNGINVDWDIPFSFQGEVIEVNPKEEWRIIKPFKEGFSWNLKGGAIVFPAIDGFNFSILGSTLPFNKTTKAVTFGAIDQTCKPNRVERLQNGNLKIYEKLKYYPPVGSIVHSKGKKGENRYAPAFHIIRSKDVVLDKVIVHHALGMGFLAEKSENITIKNSGVYLKDGTDRVVSSLADATHFCNVKGNILIENSRFENMLDDGTNVHGTYVLVDEIVDEKTVRVKLAHFQQTGFEFAGKGDEMWFIHVPSPSRAEVNTVDSVEIINSTFSEISFQENLPITLRKGDVLENKTWNPTFTMRGCEIKNHRARNIVLKTPLKTVIENNNLSSMMSSILFRGETYYWFESGGVEDVLIQNNTFTNCATAGKEHAVMWITPRLGKEFSTEEVYDKGIKFINNTINTFDARIVRADRTSDLLIKGNTITKTTDFTPLFPDSPMFDFVNCEKVEISNNIYKGPKQNGILLDDKSSKKVKIKDNKGFDIIPKSEM; encoded by the coding sequence ATGTGTGACTACAAAAAAATTATACTACAACTTTTAAGTGTATTTGTCTTCTCATTTTCTGTGAACGCAGAAGAGGTAATAGTTTTAAAACCGAAAAAAGGAGACAGAACTTTAGCGTTGAGAACAGCTTTGGAACAAGTAAAAGGTAAAGAAATAAAACTCGTTTTTGAAAAAGGGACCTATTTCTTTGCTCCAGATTATGCTTACGAAGAGGATTGCTATATCACAAACCATGAGAATGGGATTAAAAAAATAGCCTTTCATCTCCAAGATTTTGATAAAGTAACAATAGAAGGGAACGGTTCAGACTTTATTTTTCATGGACAAATTCTTCCTTTTCAGTTTGATAATTGTAAGAATGTTTCTGTAAATGGAATAAATGTAGATTGGGATATTCCATTCAGTTTTCAAGGCGAGGTAATTGAAGTGAATCCAAAAGAAGAGTGGAGAATTATTAAACCGTTTAAAGAGGGATTTTCTTGGAATTTAAAGGGAGGAGCAATAGTTTTTCCTGCAATTGATGGTTTTAACTTTTCAATTTTAGGAAGCACATTACCTTTTAATAAGACTACAAAAGCAGTAACATTTGGTGCAATTGACCAAACATGTAAACCAAATAGAGTAGAGAGATTACAGAACGGGAATCTTAAAATATATGAGAAATTGAAATACTACCCTCCTGTAGGATCAATTGTACATTCTAAAGGAAAGAAAGGAGAAAATAGATATGCACCGGCTTTTCATATTATTCGTTCTAAAGATGTAGTTCTTGATAAAGTTATTGTTCACCATGCGTTAGGAATGGGTTTTCTTGCAGAAAAATCTGAAAATATCACGATAAAAAATAGTGGTGTTTACCTTAAAGACGGAACAGATAGAGTAGTTTCTAGCTTAGCAGATGCAACTCATTTTTGTAATGTAAAAGGCAATATTTTAATAGAAAATTCTCGCTTTGAAAATATGCTTGATGATGGTACAAATGTACACGGAACATACGTTTTGGTAGATGAAATTGTAGATGAGAAAACGGTACGGGTAAAATTGGCTCATTTTCAACAAACAGGATTTGAATTTGCTGGAAAAGGAGATGAAATGTGGTTTATTCATGTACCAAGCCCGTCAAGAGCAGAAGTAAATACAGTAGATAGCGTAGAAATTATTAATTCAACATTTTCTGAAATTTCTTTTCAAGAAAACTTACCTATAACACTACGTAAAGGAGATGTTTTAGAGAACAAAACCTGGAACCCTACTTTTACAATGCGAGGATGCGAAATTAAGAATCATAGAGCAAGAAATATTGTATTAAAAACGCCTTTAAAAACAGTTATCGAAAACAATAATCTCTCTTCAATGATGTCTTCAATTTTGTTTAGAGGAGAAACCTATTATTGGTTTGAATCTGGAGGAGTAGAAGATGTGTTAATTCAGAACAATACATTTACAAATTGTGCAACAGCGGGAAAAGAACATGCCGTAATGTGGATAACTCCAAGGTTAGGAAAAGAATTTTCTACAGAAGAAGTATATGATAAAGGAATAAAGTTTATCAATAATACAATAAATACTTTTGATGCTAGAATTGTAAGAGCAGACCGTACTTCTGACCTATTGATTAAAGGAAATACGATTACAAAAACAACAGATTTCACACCTCTTTTTCCAGACAGCCCAATGTTTGACTTTGTAAACTGTGAGAAAGTAGAAATTAGTAATAATATATACAAAGGACCTAAACAAAATGGGATTTTATTGGATGATAAATCATCTAAAAAAGTAAAAATAAAAGACAATAAAGGTTTTGATATTATACCAAAATCAGAGATGTAA
- a CDS encoding sulfatase family protein, whose amino-acid sequence MKKLTLLTILFIGLFACSSVKQKEEVDHKKQHPNIVFIYLDDLGYGDVGAYGAKALKTPNIDNLAHSGLRFTDGYSSSATCTPSRYALLTGAYPWRNKNAKILPGTAPLIIGTNQMTIPKMLKKAGYQTGIVGKWHLGLGDGNVDWNKKVTPGPNEVGFDYSYIMAATQDRVPTVYIKDGDVVGLDPNDPIEINYKQNFEGEPTAISHPELTTMKWHHGHNNSIVNGIPRIGFMKGGTSAKWSDVDMADHFLAQAQTYVKEHKKKPFFLYYAMQQPHVPRTPNPRFVGKSGLGPRGDVIVEADWMIGEFMKTLEEEGILENTLIVFSSDNGPVLNDGYYDDAEEKLGTHTPTAGLRGGKYSLFEAGTRVPFITYWKGKIMPNVSDALVCQMDLLPSLAQLVGVDVPSNDAQNLLATFLGTSDVGREELILEATSRTMFRQGDWVLIPPYKGPASLKKVNIEIGNAADFQLYNLKNDSKQEHNLASENKEKLQQILHDFVVLRGGDYSKTETYELR is encoded by the coding sequence ATGAAAAAGTTAACCTTATTAACCATTCTTTTTATAGGATTATTTGCTTGTTCTTCTGTTAAACAGAAAGAGGAAGTAGACCATAAAAAACAACATCCAAATATTGTCTTTATCTATCTTGATGACCTAGGATATGGAGATGTCGGAGCCTATGGAGCGAAGGCATTAAAAACGCCAAATATAGATAATTTGGCCCATAGTGGTTTACGTTTTACTGATGGGTATTCTTCATCGGCTACTTGTACACCGAGTAGGTACGCATTGCTTACAGGAGCGTATCCATGGAGAAATAAAAATGCAAAAATATTACCTGGAACAGCTCCTTTAATAATAGGTACAAACCAAATGACTATTCCAAAAATGCTTAAAAAAGCGGGATATCAGACCGGAATTGTAGGGAAGTGGCATTTAGGTTTAGGTGATGGAAATGTAGATTGGAACAAAAAAGTGACGCCTGGACCTAATGAAGTTGGCTTTGATTACAGTTATATAATGGCAGCAACACAAGATAGAGTGCCTACTGTATATATAAAAGATGGAGATGTTGTAGGTTTAGATCCTAATGATCCTATTGAAATAAATTACAAACAAAATTTTGAAGGAGAACCAACTGCAATTTCTCATCCTGAGCTGACAACAATGAAGTGGCATCATGGACATAATAACAGTATTGTAAACGGAATACCGAGAATAGGATTTATGAAAGGAGGTACGTCTGCAAAATGGTCTGATGTTGACATGGCAGATCATTTCTTAGCACAAGCACAAACGTATGTAAAAGAGCATAAAAAGAAGCCATTTTTCTTATACTATGCAATGCAGCAACCTCATGTGCCAAGAACACCTAACCCTAGGTTTGTAGGAAAGTCAGGATTGGGGCCTCGCGGAGATGTAATTGTGGAAGCTGATTGGATGATTGGAGAATTTATGAAAACACTAGAAGAGGAAGGTATACTAGAAAATACACTAATAGTTTTCTCTAGTGATAATGGTCCTGTTTTAAATGATGGTTATTATGATGATGCCGAAGAAAAACTAGGAACACATACACCAACAGCAGGTTTAAGAGGTGGAAAATACAGTCTTTTTGAGGCGGGTACAAGAGTACCTTTTATAACTTACTGGAAAGGTAAAATTATGCCAAATGTTTCGGATGCATTAGTTTGTCAGATGGATTTACTGCCTTCATTAGCACAATTAGTAGGTGTAGATGTACCCTCAAACGATGCACAAAATTTATTGGCTACTTTCTTAGGCACATCAGACGTTGGGAGAGAAGAGTTAATTTTAGAGGCTACATCAAGAACCATGTTTAGACAAGGAGATTGGGTATTAATACCTCCTTATAAAGGTCCTGCATCACTTAAAAAAGTAAATATAGAAATTGGAAATGCAGCAGATTTTCAACTTTATAATTTAAAAAATGATAGTAAGCAAGAACACAATTTAGCCTCAGAGAATAAAGAAAAGTTACAGCAAATACTTCACGATTTTGTAGTGTTAAGAGGTGGAGATTACTCAAAAACTGAAACCTATGAATTAAGATAA
- a CDS encoding sulfatase-like hydrolase/transferase — protein MKLNNYYLLFVLLFSGQIINAQDRPNILLVMAEDISTDLACYGMEAVKTPTFDRLAEEGIKYTNCIGTNSICSPSRSALMVGVHQNITNAQNHRSNRNTPLDKKFVPITKLLQDVGYKTIIGNENVFTKGEKIDCNFKFKPVGTYDGVNNFGLFNVKSAKTEDKEKPFFAQVQLKVTHRGNWWNDIRNKSTHPVDPKDIVLPPFMADTPEIRVDWATYLDQIEYADSEMQLLLDELKENGTYNNTIIIFIGDNGRCNVRGKGYVFDSGLRIPLIVWYPKAYKGGEVDDQLVTFSDLSATILSLAGAELPTYATGTSIFDKEERTYVYSARDIWDEIEDRSRAITTKRYKYIKNYFADVPYDAHQAYLEYNRPAVHVMRKLNKEGKLDAYQSVFFASTKDKEALYDLKKDPHELHNLINDKKYKKIGDQLKGYMAEWQNEYTDRGFENSKPEAPKSVAFVAFLKTELPNVWAALEEGKVVDLSDAQAVFKTRNKKVK, from the coding sequence ATGAAATTGAATAATTATTACCTATTATTTGTACTGCTATTTAGTGGGCAAATAATTAATGCACAAGACCGTCCTAATATTTTATTGGTGATGGCAGAAGACATTAGTACAGATTTGGCTTGTTATGGAATGGAAGCAGTGAAAACACCAACTTTTGACCGACTAGCCGAAGAAGGAATAAAGTACACAAATTGTATTGGTACAAACTCTATTTGTTCACCAAGTAGGTCTGCTTTAATGGTAGGCGTCCACCAAAATATTACCAATGCCCAAAACCATAGAAGTAATAGAAATACACCTTTAGATAAAAAATTTGTACCTATTACTAAATTGCTTCAAGATGTTGGTTATAAGACTATTATAGGTAATGAAAATGTATTTACAAAAGGTGAAAAAATAGATTGTAATTTTAAATTCAAACCTGTTGGTACATACGATGGGGTAAATAATTTTGGATTGTTTAATGTGAAATCTGCTAAAACAGAAGACAAAGAAAAACCGTTTTTTGCACAGGTACAATTAAAGGTGACTCATAGAGGAAACTGGTGGAACGATATTAGAAATAAATCTACACACCCAGTTGATCCTAAGGATATTGTCTTACCTCCATTTATGGCAGACACTCCAGAAATTAGAGTAGATTGGGCTACTTATTTAGACCAGATAGAGTATGCAGATAGCGAAATGCAATTACTTTTGGATGAACTAAAAGAGAATGGAACATACAATAATACCATCATTATTTTTATAGGAGATAACGGAAGATGTAATGTGAGAGGTAAAGGGTATGTGTTTGATTCTGGATTGAGAATACCACTTATTGTTTGGTATCCTAAGGCGTATAAAGGAGGGGAAGTTGATGATCAGTTAGTTACTTTTTCAGATTTATCTGCCACTATACTTTCTCTTGCAGGAGCAGAATTACCAACCTATGCAACGGGTACTTCAATTTTTGATAAAGAAGAAAGAACCTATGTGTATTCTGCCCGAGACATTTGGGATGAGATTGAGGATAGATCAAGAGCTATTACAACAAAACGTTATAAATACATTAAGAATTACTTTGCAGATGTTCCTTATGATGCACACCAAGCCTATTTGGAATACAACCGCCCTGCAGTTCATGTAATGAGAAAATTAAATAAAGAAGGAAAATTAGATGCGTACCAATCTGTATTTTTTGCATCAACAAAAGATAAAGAAGCATTGTATGATTTAAAAAAAGATCCACATGAATTACATAATTTAATTAACGATAAGAAATACAAAAAAATAGGCGACCAATTAAAAGGATATATGGCAGAATGGCAGAATGAGTATACAGATAGAGGGTTTGAAAATTCGAAGCCAGAAGCTCCTAAATCGGTAGCTTTTGTAGCTTTTTTAAAAACAGAATTACCAAACGTTTGGGCTGCTTTAGAAGAAGGGAAAGTAGTTGATCTATCTGATGCCCAAGCAGTATTTAAAACAAGAAATAAAAAAGTGAAATAA
- a CDS encoding hybrid sensor histidine kinase/response regulator transcription factor, with amino-acid sequence MPQGLSHYGVTSVLEDHNGLLWVGTFDGLNYYDGFEFKTFRNTNSVHYLNSNRIRSLFQDENNTIWIGSDHGVNIYNYTIKKFKQVYIVRSKKGVKSGPIVRQILPLKNSVICVTESQGLLFFNKKTTKLENTIQMPEKTVVYKAVKTTKDKLLLATSKGLFAVDIPSKTLTSLLKKQIPRASDLAIDSTGTIYCLGNSGVALLKLDQQKEYKLKGKFFLNKKFLTVYVDKQENIWLGEREEGLTVLTTNDFLDKRKPLKQITDKKYYGLSRVSFLLPDAKSGCWVGSFSTGLYHLQLKHQEFKYSNLNTGGSKQSNSNQILHIDVLDSTNVLLNVHFKGLINFNTKTGQIEELPKNLKVFKSLTAGSLIMDQKGGQFIRQNALSGNYLYQAKGSSLWHEIRYKGLNNLSTVKMRSLIIDKHGYHWMGCNEGLFRLKIEKNGVVSSAEFIDEYPVGSGKSFKELRYVYEDPKYNFIWIGTKQDGLFRLNNNPKRTLAKMKTQQFVHSDENRYSLSSNFVSCIQRLPNGQLWIGTEQGGICEVENSQLACTFKSYTEKEGLDNNTVKSILYDKQDNLWITTNNGINEFNIKTKKFRNYSIEDGVIVSPFVSAEGYLKDGRMVFGGGNGVCYFNPDEITNEVPLSNLLLGDFKVFNQTINPLDTLNNKVILTKALNETKKIELDYNENVFSIELISLHFSNAKSNLVKYRLLPQDKEWVITTSEMKVANFNGLPPGKYTFQASTSNTKKEWSAIREIQLVINPPIWKTVWAYILYVIIVLLILFVVVKFLLRLNTLKHELHIEQIERNRIDELNKTKIRLFMNISHEFRTPLTLIVGPLQILLKMFKSNQDAFQHLNLIERQSKKMFQLVNQVQDFQKAEQSLLKLKMKSFDFTELITEVKKDFDQLAEHTEKIFKIEGEANKLFVVADKPKLEIILNNLLNNAFKFTQKGDAITLSYGIKDGELFFSVKDTGIGINQADLPHIFDRYYQSEEINTATIGSGIGLAFSKKIVELHYGKISVDSTKEEGTVFSVLLPVQVSKDDTFNENRFNEILTSESDDEKQKLHPNSFELPTNLIDKTLKELNIYYVEDNDDLRDFVYTSLSEFFNVTAFENGKKCMDKIEEEWPDLIISDILMPEMNGLELCSAIKTDVRTSHIPVLLLTSRSSIDDQVTGLESGADAYISKPFDLKHLVATTQMLLKNRQKLRERFRIDFPVEVEKKNNNKSDRVFMEKLYELMEEHLDNEELDINIFIKELHLNRTHFYQKVKAITNYTPYELLKLYRLKKAAEFIVNEKLTVSEVYLRTGFKSRTHFSRMFKEHYGVTPGKYGKEVEKPKTVEV; translated from the coding sequence ATGCCACAAGGGTTATCTCATTATGGAGTTACCTCTGTTTTAGAAGATCATAATGGTCTTTTATGGGTAGGAACTTTTGATGGCTTAAATTATTATGACGGCTTTGAGTTTAAAACTTTCAGAAATACAAATTCTGTTCATTACTTAAATAGTAATCGTATTCGTTCTTTATTTCAAGACGAAAATAATACCATCTGGATAGGGTCAGACCATGGTGTAAATATCTATAATTATACAATAAAAAAGTTTAAGCAAGTCTATATTGTTCGTTCTAAAAAAGGAGTGAAATCTGGACCAATTGTAAGGCAAATATTACCCCTAAAAAATAGCGTGATTTGTGTTACTGAATCACAAGGATTATTATTTTTTAATAAAAAAACAACAAAGTTAGAGAATACAATTCAGATGCCTGAAAAAACAGTGGTTTATAAGGCTGTTAAGACAACAAAAGATAAATTATTATTGGCAACCTCTAAAGGTTTATTTGCCGTAGATATTCCATCCAAAACACTTACGTCTTTATTAAAAAAGCAAATTCCTAGAGCAAGTGATTTGGCTATAGACAGTACAGGAACTATCTATTGCTTGGGTAATTCTGGTGTTGCATTATTGAAATTAGACCAACAAAAAGAATATAAATTGAAAGGAAAGTTCTTTCTAAATAAAAAGTTCTTAACGGTCTATGTAGATAAACAAGAAAATATTTGGTTGGGAGAAAGAGAAGAGGGATTAACGGTTCTTACTACAAACGATTTTCTTGATAAGAGAAAGCCATTAAAGCAAATTACTGATAAAAAATATTATGGTTTAAGTAGGGTGAGTTTTTTACTTCCTGATGCTAAAAGTGGTTGTTGGGTAGGCTCATTTAGTACAGGTCTCTACCATTTACAATTAAAGCACCAAGAATTTAAATATTCTAATTTAAACACAGGGGGATCTAAACAATCTAATTCGAATCAGATTTTACATATTGATGTTTTAGACAGTACAAATGTTCTTTTAAACGTCCATTTTAAAGGCCTTATCAATTTTAACACTAAAACAGGACAAATAGAAGAACTACCTAAGAACTTGAAAGTGTTTAAGTCTCTTACAGCAGGTTCTTTAATTATGGACCAAAAGGGAGGGCAGTTTATAAGACAAAATGCACTATCAGGTAATTATCTTTACCAAGCCAAAGGGAGTTCGTTATGGCATGAAATACGTTATAAAGGACTTAATAATTTATCAACAGTTAAGATGAGGTCATTAATTATTGATAAACATGGCTACCATTGGATGGGATGTAATGAAGGACTTTTTAGATTGAAAATAGAAAAAAATGGAGTTGTAAGTAGTGCAGAATTTATAGATGAATATCCTGTAGGTTCAGGTAAATCTTTTAAAGAGCTACGTTACGTTTATGAAGATCCAAAGTATAATTTTATTTGGATAGGAACAAAGCAAGATGGTCTCTTTAGGTTAAATAACAATCCTAAAAGAACGTTAGCTAAAATGAAAACACAACAGTTTGTTCATTCCGATGAAAATAGGTATTCTTTATCGAGTAACTTTGTGTCTTGTATTCAAAGGTTACCCAATGGTCAGCTGTGGATAGGAACTGAACAAGGAGGTATTTGTGAAGTTGAAAACAGCCAATTAGCTTGTACTTTTAAAAGTTATACAGAGAAAGAGGGGCTAGACAATAATACCGTAAAATCTATATTGTATGATAAGCAAGATAATTTATGGATTACTACAAATAATGGTATAAATGAGTTTAACATTAAAACAAAAAAGTTTAGAAATTATTCTATTGAAGATGGTGTAATAGTATCTCCATTTGTATCTGCAGAAGGGTACTTAAAAGATGGTAGAATGGTATTTGGCGGTGGAAATGGAGTGTGTTATTTTAACCCAGATGAGATTACAAATGAAGTACCTTTATCTAATTTATTATTAGGCGATTTTAAGGTGTTTAATCAAACCATTAATCCATTAGATACTTTAAATAATAAAGTAATTCTTACTAAGGCCTTAAACGAAACAAAGAAAATAGAATTAGATTATAATGAGAATGTATTTTCTATTGAGCTTATTTCTTTGCACTTTTCTAATGCTAAAAGCAATTTAGTAAAGTACAGATTGCTACCCCAAGATAAAGAATGGGTAATAACAACTTCGGAGATGAAAGTGGCCAACTTTAATGGTTTGCCCCCTGGTAAATATACTTTCCAAGCCTCTACATCGAATACTAAAAAAGAATGGTCGGCAATTAGAGAAATACAGTTGGTAATTAACCCTCCAATTTGGAAAACAGTTTGGGCATATATTTTATACGTAATAATTGTATTACTAATTTTATTTGTTGTTGTAAAATTCTTGCTTCGTTTAAATACTTTAAAACACGAGTTACATATTGAACAAATTGAGAGAAATAGAATAGACGAATTGAATAAAACAAAGATTCGCTTATTTATGAATATCTCTCATGAGTTTAGAACACCACTAACTTTAATAGTGGGACCTTTACAGATTTTACTTAAAATGTTTAAGTCTAATCAAGATGCTTTTCAACATCTTAATCTTATAGAAAGACAATCTAAAAAGATGTTTCAATTGGTAAATCAGGTACAAGATTTCCAAAAAGCAGAACAGAGTCTTTTAAAATTAAAAATGAAAAGTTTTGATTTCACTGAGTTAATTACTGAAGTGAAAAAGGATTTTGATCAATTAGCAGAGCACACAGAAAAAATATTTAAAATAGAAGGAGAAGCTAATAAGTTATTTGTCGTAGCTGATAAGCCAAAATTGGAAATCATTTTAAATAACTTATTAAATAATGCTTTTAAGTTCACTCAAAAAGGAGATGCGATTACATTAAGTTATGGTATTAAAGATGGAGAGCTATTTTTCTCTGTTAAAGACACAGGTATTGGAATTAATCAAGCAGATTTACCTCATATTTTTGATCGGTATTATCAATCTGAAGAAATAAATACGGCTACTATTGGTTCTGGAATTGGTTTAGCTTTTTCGAAGAAAATTGTAGAGTTACATTATGGTAAAATTTCTGTAGATAGTACAAAAGAAGAAGGTACAGTTTTTAGTGTCCTCCTTCCTGTACAAGTAAGTAAAGACGATACCTTTAATGAAAATAGATTTAATGAAATTCTAACTTCTGAATCTGATGATGAAAAGCAAAAATTACATCCAAATAGTTTTGAGCTTCCTACAAATCTTATAGACAAAACATTGAAAGAATTAAACATCTATTATGTAGAAGATAATGATGATTTAAGAGACTTTGTGTATACATCTCTTTCTGAATTTTTTAATGTAACAGCATTCGAGAATGGAAAGAAATGTATGGATAAGATAGAAGAAGAATGGCCAGATTTAATTATTAGTGATATTCTGATGCCAGAGATGAACGGCTTAGAACTTTGTAGTGCTATTAAAACGGATGTAAGAACTAGTCATATTCCTGTGTTGTTACTTACTTCTAGATCTTCTATAGACGATCAAGTAACAGGTTTAGAAAGTGGGGCAGATGCCTACATTAGCAAACCTTTTGATCTAAAACATTTAGTAGCTACTACGCAGATGCTATTAAAGAATAGACAGAAGCTAAGAGAAAGATTTAGAATTGATTTTCCTGTAGAAGTCGAAAAAAAGAACAACAATAAGAGCGATAGAGTTTTTATGGAGAAGCTCTACGAACTTATGGAGGAACATCTTGATAATGAAGAATTAGATATCAATATATTTATCAAGGAACTGCACCTTAATAGAACACACTTTTACCAAAAAGTAAAAGCAATTACAAACTATACACCATATGAACTATTAAAATTGTATCGCCTTAAAAAAGCAGCTGAGTTTATAGTAAATGAGAAGCTAACCGTTTCTGAAGTGTATTTAAGAACAGGTTTTAAGAGCAGAACACACTTTAGTAGAATGTTTAAAGAACATTATGGCGTTACACCAGGGAAATACGGCAAAGAGGTTGAGAAACCAAAAACTGTAGAGGTATAA